The Streptomyces tendae DNA segment ATGCGGGCGGCCTCGCGGGTCTGCTCGGCGTTGTAGTTCGACACGCCGACGTACAGCGCCTTGCCCTGCTGGACCGCCGAGTGCAGGGCACCCATCGTCTCCTCGAGCGGGGTGTCCGGGTCGAAGCGGTGCGAGTAGAAGATGTCGACGTGGTCCAGGCCCATCCGGCTGAGGCTCTGGTCCAGCGAGGACAGCAGGGACTTGCGCGAACCCCACTCGCCGTACGGTCCCGGCCACATCAGGTAGCCGGCCTTGGTGGAGATCACCAGCTCGTCCCGGTACGGCGCGAAGTCGGCCTTGAGCGCCTCGCCGAGGGCGGACTCGGCGGCACCGGGCGGCGGGCCGTAATTGTTGGCGAGGTCGAAGTGGGTGATGCCGAGGTCGAACGCGCGGCGCAGGATGGCCCGCTGGGTCTCGGCCGGGCGGTCGGGACCGAAGTTGTGCCACAGTCCGAGCGAGAGCGCGGGGAGCTGCAGGCCGCTGCGTCCGGTGCGCCGGTAGGGCATGTCCGCGTAACGGTCGGGGTGTGCGGTGTACAACGCGACTCCAGAGGGGTTGGCACACGTCTCGGCGGTTCGTCGAACCGCCCGTCCACTCTGTCGTGACCTGCGGGCAGTGGTCCAACAGAAGAATCCGATGGAATTCAGCGGTTACGCTTCTCAATCATGGAACTGCGCCATCTCCAGCACTTCGTGGCCGTCGCCGAGGACCAGCACTTCACCCGGGCGGCGGAACGGCTCCTGGTCTCCCAGTCGGGCCTGTCGGCGTCCATCCGGGCGCTGGAGCGTGAGCTGCAGACGCCCCTGTTCGTACGGACCACCCGCAGGGTGACGCTCACCGAGGCCGGGCGGGCGCTGCTCGCGGAGGCCGAACGCATCCTGGCACAGGTGCGGGCCGCGCACGAGGCGGTGGCCGCCGTGCAGGGCGTGCTGCGCGGAACCCTCGCGGTGGGGACGGAGCAGTGCATCGCCGGGGTGAACGTGGCGGAGCTGCTCGCCGCGTTCCGCCGGCGTCATCCGGACGTGGAGATACGGCTGCGGCAGTGGGGCTCGGCGGCGCTGGCCGAGGAGGTCGCGGCCGGACGGCTGGACCTCGCCTTCGCCTACCGCACCGACACGGACCCCGACCAGCTGCGCGCGGTACCGCTGACCGGGGAACCGATGACGGTGCTGTGCCATCCCGACCACCGGCTCGCCCGGGCCGGGACGCCCGTCACCCCGCAGGAGCTGGCCGACGAGGTGTTCGTCGACTTCCACCCCGACTGGGGGCCGCGCCGCGCCACCGACGCCGCCTTCGCCGCCGCGGGCGTGCGTCGCACGGTGGCGCTGGAGGTGAACGACGTGCACAGCCTGCTCGACCTGGTCGACGAGAACCTGGGTGTGGCGGTCGTGCCGCGGCACTTCCGGCACAAGCGGCCCTCGCTCACCGCGCTGCCCCTCAAGGACACCGGCGAGGCGGCGTACGAGACGGTGGCGCTGGTCCCCGCGCCGCGTGCCACCAGTCCGGCGGCGCGGGCGCTGATGACACTGCTGGACACCGGGGGCGCGTGACGCGGGAAGGTGCGCGACGCTGGACCCATGCATGCCAAGGACATCCTCATCGACGGCTTCGGCCGCATCCGGGAAGAGGTCCACGCCGCCGTGGAGGGCCTGGCCCCCGACGACCTCGCCGCCCGGCCCGGCCCCGGCGCCAACACCATCGCCTGGCTGGTGTGGCACCTCACCCGGATCCAGGACGACCACGTGGCGGACGCCTTCGGCCTGGACCAGGTGTGGCTCTCCGGCGGCTGGGAGAAGCGGTTCGGACTCGGCCTGCCGCGCGGCACGACCGGCTTCGGCCACTCCCCGGCGCAGGTCGCCAAGGTCCGGGTCGACTCCGGCGACCTGCTGACCGGCTATCACGACGCCGTCCACGAGCAGACCCTGGGCGCCCTGCGGACGCTCACCGCGAAGGACCTGGAGCGGGTCGTCGACGAGAACTGGGACCCGCCCGTGACCCTGGGCGTGCGCCTGGTCAGCGTCCTGTCCGACGACCTCCAGCACGTCGGACAGGCCGCCTACGTCCGGGGGCTGCTTCAGGACGCGGCGTCGTAACCCGGCAGGACCACGTCCCGGATCAGCGCGGCGCGCTCGTCGAACGGCAGGAACGCGCTCTTCACAGCGTTCACCGTGACCATGCGCAGGTCCTCGGCGGTCCAGCCGGCCTGCTCGACCAGCAGGGACATCTCTCGGGTCATGGTGGTGCCGGAGACGAGCCGGTTGTCGGTGTTGACGGTGACCCGGAAGCCGAGGTCCTTCAGCGGGGTGATCGGGTGCTCGGCGATCGAGGTCGCGGCGCCGGTCTGGAGGTTGGACGTGGGGCACATCTCCAGGGCGATCCGGCGGTCGCGGATCCAGGCGGCGAGCCGTCCGAGCTTGCCGCCCGCGAGGTCGGGGATGTCCTCGGTGATGCGTACGCCGTGCCCGATGCGCTGGGCGCCGCACACCTGGACGGCCTGGTGGATGCTGGGCAGCCCGTGGGCCTCGCCGGCGTGGATGGTGAACGGCACGCTCTCGCGGCGCAGGTGCTCGAAGGCGGCGAGGTGGTCGGCGGCCGGGAAGCCGTCCTCGGCGCCGGCGATGTCGAAGCCCACGACCCCGGCGTC contains these protein-coding regions:
- the mgrA gene encoding L-glyceraldehyde 3-phosphate reductase, with protein sequence MYTAHPDRYADMPYRRTGRSGLQLPALSLGLWHNFGPDRPAETQRAILRRAFDLGITHFDLANNYGPPPGAAESALGEALKADFAPYRDELVISTKAGYLMWPGPYGEWGSRKSLLSSLDQSLSRMGLDHVDIFYSHRFDPDTPLEETMGALHSAVQQGKALYVGVSNYNAEQTREAARILGELGTPLLINQPRYSMLDRRPEDEGLMDALDELQVGSIAYSPLEQGVLTSRYLDGIPEDSRAASDSPFLNTDALTEELVGRLRALADIASARGQSLAQMALSWVLRGGRLTSALVGASSPRQLEDSVAATRNLDFSDEELSRIDAIVKQ
- a CDS encoding LysR family transcriptional regulator, encoding MELRHLQHFVAVAEDQHFTRAAERLLVSQSGLSASIRALERELQTPLFVRTTRRVTLTEAGRALLAEAERILAQVRAAHEAVAAVQGVLRGTLAVGTEQCIAGVNVAELLAAFRRRHPDVEIRLRQWGSAALAEEVAAGRLDLAFAYRTDTDPDQLRAVPLTGEPMTVLCHPDHRLARAGTPVTPQELADEVFVDFHPDWGPRRATDAAFAAAGVRRTVALEVNDVHSLLDLVDENLGVAVVPRHFRHKRPSLTALPLKDTGEAAYETVALVPAPRATSPAARALMTLLDTGGA
- a CDS encoding mycothiol transferase, giving the protein MHAKDILIDGFGRIREEVHAAVEGLAPDDLAARPGPGANTIAWLVWHLTRIQDDHVADAFGLDQVWLSGGWEKRFGLGLPRGTTGFGHSPAQVAKVRVDSGDLLTGYHDAVHEQTLGALRTLTAKDLERVVDENWDPPVTLGVRLVSVLSDDLQHVGQAAYVRGLLQDAAS
- a CDS encoding adenosine deaminase, whose translation is MSSTRIDSDVIRRLPKAVLHDHLDGGLRPATVVELAEAVGHTLPTTDPGELAAWYVEAANSGDLVRYIATFEHTLAVMQTREGLLRTAEEYVLDLAADGVVYGEVRYAPELNTRGGLTMAEVVETVQEGLAAGMAKAAAAGTPVRVGTLLCGMRMFDRVREAADLAVAFRDAGVVGFDIAGAEDGFPAADHLAAFEHLRRESVPFTIHAGEAHGLPSIHQAVQVCGAQRIGHGVRITEDIPDLAGGKLGRLAAWIRDRRIALEMCPTSNLQTGAATSIAEHPITPLKDLGFRVTVNTDNRLVSGTTMTREMSLLVEQAGWTAEDLRMVTVNAVKSAFLPFDERAALIRDVVLPGYDAAS